CAATCTAATTGCCAAAACAATCTTTTAAACCAAGAAGATTACACATTTTGTTGTGTTCAAAAGAACACAACCCTTTTGTAAAAATATCAGCTTTATTTTCAGCTGAATCAACCTTTTTTGTTTGAATAACACCTTTATTTATTTTATCTCTAACAAAATGCAGATCCAAATCAAAATGTTTAGTTTTTTCATGGAAAACAGGATTTGCAATCTTGATTGCTGCAGAATTATCAATATGAATTTGAACaggaataatacaacttttaccaaAATCATTAAGAACCTTTAAGATCCAAATAACCTCACAAGAAGCATCTGCAAGGGCTCTATACTCAGCCTCTGCAGATGATCTAGAAACACAATCTTGCTTCTTACTTTTCCAAGTAAGAATAGAACCATTCAGAAACAAACAATAGCCTGTCACAGATTTCATTGCCACAATTCTTGTACCCCAATCAGaatccacataacacataagatCAGTATCATCACCTTTTCTAATACAAATACCTTTTCCAGGAGCAGACTTGAGATACCTTAAAACCCTTAATGCACATTTTAAATGAGAAACCTTAGGAGCATGCATAAATTGACTTAAGACATGAACAGAATAAGAAATATCAGGTATGGTCAAAGTAAGGTATATTAATTTCTCAATCAATCTTTGATATTCAGTGATATTCTTTAGAGGTAAATCATtaagatcatcatcattattaaactTGAGATTAGGTTCAATAGGTGTATAAATAGGTTTACAGTTCAATAACCCAAACTCAGTTAATAGATCAAGAGTATATTTTCTTTGAGATAAACAAATATTTTTATTTTCTCTAATAACCTCAATACCCAGAAAATATTTAAGAACTCCTAAATCCTTTATTTGAAATTTAGACTTCAAGAAGTCTTTAAACTTGTTAATTTCACATGTATTGTTACCTGTTacaacaatgtcatcaacataaaccaAGATAGCAATAAAGACATCATTATTAGTCTTAATAAACAAAGAATAGTCATTTAAACTCTGTCTAAAACCATTTTCTATTAAAGCATAAGAcaatttttcattccattttctgggtgcttgtttcaacccatagaGTGATCTTTTCAATTTACAGACTCTTTTATCATTCTCATTATAATATCCTAATGGTAAAGTCATATAGACACATTCATCAAGATCACCACATAAGAATGCATTATTAATATCAAAGTTGAAATAAATCCCAATCATTTTGAACAGCAATATTTATCATACACCTAACAGTAGCCATTTTCATAACAGGTGAAAAAGTCTCATCAAAATCTATTCCTTCTCTTTGATTGTAGCCTTTGGCAACTAGCCTGGCTTTGAACCTATCAACTTCACCATttgatttatattttattttatatacccATTTACTCCCTATAGGTTTTCTACCTTTAGGTAACTCAGTTACATCCcaagtatcatttttaaacaaagcttCCATCTCAGTGTTCATAGCATCAATCCAATGTTAGGATTTACAAGCCTCCCAATAAGTTGCAGGCTCAACCATCTTATTCAGATTAGTAGACAAACAATAAGCATCTTTTGATAAATTTGAATAATTAACAAACTTGTTGATATTATACTTTACATTACTATTAAGAGCAAAATCAGTATATTTCTTTGGTATGGAAGTGTTCCTTTGAGATCTTCTGGGTTGAAAAGAATAAGTTGGTGCTTCTTGATTTTGTAAAACATTGCCCTCAGGGTTAGTATTGTCATCACTAAGTGTTGCTGTAGAACTTGGTGACCTGGTATTCACATCTAATTCATCTGAACTAGATGAATCATATGTGTCATCAACAGGCATTGAGTCACTACCACCTTCACTTTGATGTTCATTATCTTCTCCTTCATCATTAGGACTTTGAGTATTTTGATTGTCTTTATTTATTTGTTCAAAAAAATTGATTGGACTTAAACATTTTTCAAACTGCATACCCTCTTTTTTGATTTTAAAAGGAAAAATGGTTTCATAAAACCTGTCATCTCTTAACACAAAAAAACTTTTACTTTCTAAACTATACAACTTATATCCTTTCTTAACAAAAGAATATCCAAGAAATACACACTTTTCAGACCTTTCAGCAAACTTATTTGAGTTATTTAAAATAGTTGAGAAAGCAAGACAACCAAACACCCTTAAATGGGAAAGATTAGGAACTATATTATATATAATCTCAAAGGGACATTTTCCATTTAGCAAAGATGTAGGGGTCCTGTTAATCAAATACACAGCAGTTAGAATACATTCATCTCAAAACCTAAGAGGAATCCCCCCTTGAAACATAAGAGCTCTTGCAACATTTAGCAAGTGCCTATGTTTCCTTTCAACTAACCCATTCTGTTGAGGAGTGTAGGCACATGATGTTTGGTGAACAATACCATTACTTAAAACAAAGTTATTAACTTTTGAATTTacaaattctgtaccattatcagACCTGAAGCATTTGATTGTCTTTTTAAATTGAGTTTTAAATAAATGAAATAGATTTTCCAGACACTCAAACACTTCTTCTTTAGATTTAAGTAAGTACACCCATACAGCTCTTGTAAAATCATCAACAATAGTTATAAAATATTTAAACCCATTATGACTTAAAACTTTATATGGTCCCCAAACATCAAGATGCACTAACTCTCCTAACTCAGTTGTTTTATGATTACTATTAACAAAAGATTCTCTAGTCTGTTTAGCCTTATGGCATATATCACAAGGTTTATTAACATCTTGTTTGTTTAAGTTTAAAACATGTTTTAGACACATTAAAGGTTGCTCATCTGGGTGACCCAGCCTGCAATGCCAAAGATCAACAGAATACTTATCAACTTTGGTTTTGTTGGAACTACCAACAATACCTTTTTCATTTCCAGTAAGAAAATATAAACTACCACATTGACTACCAGTCACAAGGGTCTTCTTGGACACCAAGTCCTGGATATAACAAGCAACATCATCAAAACCACCAAACAAGTTGTTATCCCTAACCAAACAATGAACAGATAAAAGACTTACACAATAATCTGGAACAACCAAAACATCATTCAGAATAATGTCATTTGAAATTTTAAGATTACCAATTTTACTAACTTTAGCTTTGGTCCCATTTGGATGAGAAACAGTTAAATTCAAGTCACTCACATCAGTATGTGACACAAAATTATTAATAGAATTTGTCATGTGTTGGTTAGCTCCAGAATCAATGATCCATCCATAATGAATGCTCTCAACATTATCACTaatcatattatttttataaaaaaaatatcaaattGAGAGTTAAAAAACACATTATAATTCTCAAAATTACCTGCCATATTGGAAACACCAGGTTTAACATCACCCTTATCATCCAAAAGACTCAACAATCTCATTATCTGCTCATTACTTAAAGAAATAGGAGTAGAAGAGCAACTCCCTGGGATGTCATTATTAGCTTTACTTGCATTTCCCTTAAAATTATTATTGGATCCAAAACCTTTTTTCCTGAGATTGTTAGGGTAACctactacttcaaaacatttatcaaCAGTATAATTAGTCATACCACATTTGGTACATTTAAGATTTCCAGACCTAGTAGGATACCATATAACTTCAAAGCATTTGTCAATGGTATGATTTGTTCTACCACACTTAGTACATTTTAACTCTTTGAATTGTTGATTAGAATTGGGTTTAAATGTATTAGTGTAGAAAGCAGATGACTCAGTATTCTTTTTACCACTCATATTAGACTTTCTATGTGATTCTTCTCTAGAAATAATTGAGAAAACAGTGTTCATTGAGGGCAGTGGATCTCTGGTAAGAATATTACTTCTGATTTGTTGGTAAATATCATCTAATCCCATTAAAAATTGCATGAGTTTTATTAAACTGGTGTGATCTTTAAAAGCTTTAGATGAAGTAAGGTCACAACTAGGAAGTTGTACCATGGTATCATATTGTTTCCATaaagaatttaaattgtgatagtAATCTGAAACAGAACTACCACCTTGTGTGATTGAGTTTAATTTTTGATATAAATTGAATATAACAGacccataaattttatcataagtttctttTAGTTCTTTCCAAACATCAGAAGCAATTTTAGAATAAATCTGACCATTGTAAAGTTCATCAGTCATAGAACCCAAAATCCAAGATAAAATAACAGCATTACATCTATCCCACTGGACTCCAGGTACCTCATTATCTTTACTTCTTTTTAAAGTaccatttataaaacccattttatttttagtttgtaaagcaAGTTCCATTGCACAAGACCAGGATTTATAATTTTCAGTCCCTTTAAGTTTAACAGTAATTAAAGGTGTGCTACTTATATCACTTGGATGAAGATAAAGAGGGTCCCCAAGGTCCAGTTTACTAATCTGACTAGAACTACTACCAGAATCATCATTATCTTTAGCCATGAGAAAAACAGATATGAAAAAAGACAAcacagaaaataatgaacaaaaaaaATAGTAATTCTTTAATGATCAACCAAAGCTTGATCAGATTTCCATTGATTTCAATGAATCAAGGTCAAGAGTTGGGCTATGGTGATCAATCGAAGAATTAATGATCTACAATCAACGGATATAAAGACAAATAAGAGAGAATCAAGAAAACTCCCCTAGATCTTTATCAATTGCAGCGGAAGAACACAGATAACAAATTAGGGTTTTGAAAACCCTAGAATAACCAGATCAGCAAAAACGCCCAAATTACCCTTCGAATAACAAACCCTAGATCGAAGAATGTCTGAATACAGAATAATATCAGACGaatcgctctgataccatgttaaaaaAGATGAATCGAATCTACACAACCAGTATACAAGATCATATACTTTGAAGCAACCAGAAACAATACAGTAAATCAAACACTTGAATGATAATCAATGATTACAATACTTTGTTCATCAACTAGATGAACATAAACCAAGAATCCAAACTAAGGATCACAAAAAATACAGAGAAGATTAGTGTGTGTATATTTTTAGAATGAATACAAGAATGAATACACCAAACCCTAATCTGATGACTATATCAACAACTAACACCGACACTATACACACTTTCAAAAAATGACATTCAGGTCCCTGTATATTTTAGAGAAAAGGGAATTGACGAATTGAGTCCCTGAAGAAATAAAACTAAACCCAACTATGTCCCGTCGTTGTATAAGTATAATTTCACCCCCATACTAGGTATGCTAGCTACTATTAACTTATACTCGATCCATAAAGGGTTTAGCTCTTCATAACCTTCAAGTGTAGGTTGATCTTCATTGACAACACCCCTTCTATACATGATCCAGAAAACCTGCACAACTAATCATATACTAAGTATCATGCAAATTAGATTGATAATTTCAACAacatgcctctcttagcgagaggtcaggagttcgactccgctgGGCTTCTTAACCCACGACAACCTGATGCGTTTACTGACTGGAGTCTGGAGGCAATTTTCGGGTGGAGCAAcgccaaggttggagaactcggatctcggggagatctcattTGGACATTTTTAAGGAGATCTCGACATCTCGGAAAAATCTTGAGGAGATCTCAGACGTTGACTTTTTAGTGTTTttagtataaatttatatatataaataaatatatgtatatttatgtacaTTATTACGAGATTTTCTAAAACAAATCGAGAAATTAGTGACAAATTTTGAGAAATTATGAGATTTtacgagaaaattcgagaaataagaaagaaaatccaagaaatcgtggctttgacaaagtttgaccccgttgaccgggaaatctcgggagatgggcatctctgtagtgacccgaacttttccatgtttatatatattaattgagattgatgtttacatgattaaatgtttccaacatgttaagcaatcaaacttgttaagacttgattaattgaaataggtttcatatagacaattgaccacccaagttgaccggtgattcacgaacgttaaaacttgtaaaaaaactatatgatgacatatatatggttatatatatagttaacatgatattatgataagtaaacatatcattaattatattaacaatgaactacatatgtaaaaacaagactactaacttaatgattttgaaacgagacatatatgtaacgtttatcgttgtaacgacatttaatgtatatatatcatattaagagatattcgtacatcataatatcatgataatataataatttaaaatctcttttgttattataaacattgggttaacaacatttaacaagatcgttaacctaaaggtttcaaaacaacacttacatgtaacgactaacgatgacttaacgactcagttaaaatgtatatacatgtagtgttttaatatgtatttatacacttttgaaagacttcaatacacttatcaaaatacttctacttaacaaaaatgcttacaattacatcctcgttcagtttcatcaacaattctactcctatgcacccgtattcgtactcgtacaatacacagcttttagatgtatgtactattggtatatacactccaatgatcagctcttagcagcccatgtgagtcacctaacacatgtgggaaccatcatttggcaactagcatgaaatatctcataagattacaaaaatatgagtaatcattcatgacttatttacatgaaaacaaaattacatatcctttatatctaatccatacaccaacgaccaaaaacacctacaaacactttcattcttcaattttcttcatctaattgaactctctcaagttctatcttcaagttctaagtgttcttcataaattccaaaagttctagtttcataaaatcaagaatactttcaagtttgctagctcacttccaatcttgtaaggtgatcatccaacctcaagaaatctttgtttcttacagtaggttatcattctaatacaaggtaataatcatattcaaactttggttcaatttctataactataacaatcttatttcaagtgatgatcttacttgaacttgttttcgtgtcatgattttgcttcaagaactttgagccatccaaggatccattgaagctagatccatttttctattttccagtaggttcatccaaggaacttaaggtagtaatgatgttcataacatcattcgattcatacatataaagctatcttattcgaaggtttaaacttgtaatcactagaacatagtttagttaattctaaacttgttcgcaaacaaaagttaatccttctaacttgacttttaaaatcaactaaacacatgttctatatctatatgatatgctaacttaatgatttaaaacctggaaacacgaaaaacaccgtaaaatcggatttacgccgtcgtagtaacaccgcgggctgttttgggttagttaattaaaaactatgataaactttgatttaaaagttgttattctgagaaaatgatttttattatgaacatgaaactatatccaaaaattatggttaaactcaaagtggaagtatgttttctaaaatggtcatctagacgtcgttctttcgactgaaatgactacctttacaaaaacgacttgtaacttatttttccgactagaaacctatactttttttgtttagattcataaaatagagttcaatatgaaaccgtagcaatttgattcactcaaaacggatttaaaatgaagaagttatgggtaaaacaagattggataatttttctcattttagctacgtgaaaattggtaacaaatctattccaaccataacttaatcaacttgtattatatattatgtaatcttgagataccatagacacgtatacaatgtttcgacctatcatgtcgacacatctatatatatttcggaacaaccatagacactctatatgtgaatgttggagttagctatacagggttgaggttgattccaaaatatatatagtttgagttgtgatcaatactgagatacgtatacactgggtcgtggattgattcaagataatatttatcgatttatttctgtacatctaactgtggacaactagttgtaggttactaaagaggacagctgacttaataaacttaaaacatcaaaatatattaaaagtgttgtaaatatattttgaacatactttgatatatatgtatatattgttataggttcatgaatcaaccagtggccaagtcttacttcccgacgaagtaaaaatctgtgaaagtgagttatagtcccacttttaaaatctaatatttttgggatgagaatacatgcaggttttataaatgatttacaaaatagacacaagtacgtgaaactacattctatggttgaattatcgaaatcgaatatgcccctttttattaagtctggtaatctaagaattagggaacagacaccctaattgacgcgaatcctaaagatagatctattgggcctaacaaaccccatccaaagtaccggatgctttagtacttcgaaatttatatcatatccgaagggtgtcccggaatgatggggatattcttatatatgcatcttgttattgtcggttaccaggtgttcaccatatgaatgatttttatctctatgtatgggatgtgtattgaaatatgaaatcttgtggtctattgttacgatttgatatatataggttaaacctataactcaccaacatttttgttgacgttttaagcatgtttattctcaggtgattattaagagcttccgctgtcgcatacttaaataaggacaagatttggagtccatgcttgtatgatattgtgtaaaaactgcattcaagaaacttattttgttgtaacatatttgtattgtaaaccattatgtaatggtcgtgtgtaaaaaggatattttagattatcattatttgataatctacgtaaagctttttaaacctttattgatgaaataaaggttatggtttgtttaaaaatgaatgcagtctttgaaaaacgtctcatatagaggtcaaaacctcgcaacgaaatcaattaatatggaacgtttttaatcaataagaacgggacatatcagttggtatccgagcgttggtcttagagaaccagaaaatttgcattagtgtgtcttatcgtgtttgttaggatgcattagtgagtctggacttcgaccgtgttttctttaaaaatgattgcttaacatttttgttggaaactatatatttttaacatatgaatattatgtgatatattaatctcttaacgtgtttgatattatgtgatagatgtctacctctagaacaagtcccattgactcacctaataataatgaagagtcaaatgtaaattggaataatttgtggactgattcacaagttcccgaagaggaaccggaagaagagtcggaaccggaagaagaatcggaaccggaagaagaatcggaaccggatgaagaaatagaaccggtgggggaaataataaaacggttaagtaaaagaaaatcctcaaccaaccgaccaaagttaattatggtcaatggtgtttccgccaaggaagcaaaatattgggaggattaccaattctccgatgaatcggattccgacgagaattccgatgatgttatagaaattaccccaactgaatttaaaaaggcaaaagaaaataataagggaaagggcataaaaatagagaaatctaattccaaccccgatgaactttatatgtatcgtcaacccccgaagtccttaagttgtaacaatgacccgggaacctctaaaccaccaggtttttctaaaccaatgtggacaacgacggttcgtattaggggaacatcatatatccctagaaacttggcaaaacgaaccaaaaccgaagaagaagaaacgagcgagtcggaataagatagttgtattcgtgtggtgtaatatatggaatatagtgttcttatgctttatgatatatgtaaaaattgcttgtattaataagtattttttttatgaatctaactcttgtctattttacagtttaaaaatacaaaatggatagacaacccaatattttaagagacctacccggagacatgattgatgaaatcttgtctagagtcggccagaattcttcggcacaactatttaaggcgagatcagtttgtaagacattcgaagaacgttccaagaatgtcttggtttataagagactttcgtttgaaagatgggggatatcacattgggaaacccataagttacgatgtgtttactttgacgcatatattgcggggaacccaaatgctattttacgcaacgggttaagaaattattttgactcaatatatctgaatattggacttcgtgatttagaaaaagcggctaacatgcaacataaagaagcatgttatgcttacggattagtaatgttcgcttctcaccaaagtgagaacaagaacatcgggctacaactattaaacaaaacgtttccacaagtgacggagtcggtaattggggtaagaaatgaggtttttagattattacgggactgttggacattacgtaaccctcgtccctttgatgacgttacaacacgctgtcttatcaacggccataacggttatgttgcacaagaccaaggatgggaagtagtcctagtaaaaccagaatgcatgacttgtttctggacgtatgaattacgtgtatttattgcctttgctgaacgacttgtgtactagctagaattgtcttcacaactatcttgtatcaaagttattgtgtgctatatttcatgctttatgtaaactaagcggtattgtaagtttgtaaaatattgtataaaagtttgaacgcgaaatattattataatcagtttttcatatagaattgtagtagttgaattgtatattagctactaagtatgaacttaacgggtaggtactacccgaatttaaacttataaaacgctaatatgaagaaaaagcttttataaatgagttcatattatgctacgaaatactattaactactcttaatattctgtatgattaacttgttccatttaactattttgaaggaaatggcaccgactactcgacacaccgtgaatatgaatgaagaggaattccgtacttttctagcttcaaacatagccgcagtacaggctgcgctacataccaacaataaccttggatctagcagtacaggaaatcgtgtaggatgcacctacaaagaattcactgcctgcaaacctttggaatttgatggaaccgaaggaccgatcggattgaaacggtggaccgagaaggttgaatcggtgtttgccataagtaagtgtactgaagaggacaaagtgaagtacgctacgcataccttcacaggttctgcattaacatggtggaatacctatctagagcaagtgggacaagatgatgcgtacgcactaccgtggtcagcattcaagcacttgatgaacgagaagtaccgtcccagaaccgaggtcaataagctcaagacagaacttagagggttacgaacccaaggatttgatattaccacgtacgaaagacgattcacagaattgtgcctattgtgtccgggagcattcgaagatgaggaagagaagatcgacgcgtttgtgaaaggattaccggaaagaatccaagaagatataagttcacacgagcccgcctccatacaacaggcatgtagaatggctcacaaactagtgaaccagattgaagaaagaattaaagaacagactgctgaagaggccaatgtgaagcaagtcaaaagaaagtgggaggaaaacggtgataagaatcaccaatacaacaacaacagcaattacaacaataatcgcaacaattatcccaacaatcgcaacatcaatcgcaactacaacaaacggcccaacaacaacaacaacaacaacaacaacagcaactacaacaatcatcccaacaacaataataaccgcaacaacaacaacaatcagaagcaactatgccaaaggtgtgaaaagaatcactcggggttctgcaccaaattttgcaacaagtgtaaaagaaatggtcatagcgcggcgaagtgtgaggtctacggaccaggggttaatagaacgaaaggaacaaatggtgtcggaacgagtaatggcggagcaagtagtgtcggagcaagttatgccaatgtagtttgttataaatgtggaaaaccaggccacattattagaaattgcccgaaccaggagaacacgaatggacaaggccgtggaagagttttcaatattaatgcggtagaggcacaggaagacccggagcttgttacgggtacgtttcttattgacaataaatctgcttacgttttatttgattcgggtgcggatagaagctatatgagtagagatttttgtgctaaattaatttgtccattgacgcctttggatagtaaatttttactcgaattagcaaatggtaaattaatttcagcagataatatatgtcggaatcgagaaattaaactggttagcgaaacatttaagattgatttgataccagtagagttagggagttttgatgtgataatcggtatggactggttgaaagaagtgaaagcggagatcgtttgttacaaaaatgcaattcgcattatacgagaaaaaggaaaacccttaatggtgtacggagaaaagggcaacacgaagctacatcttattagtaatttgaaggcacaaaaactaataagaaaaggttgctatgctgttctagcacacgtcgagaaagtacaaactgaagaaaagagcatcaatgatgttcccattgcaaaagaatttcccgatgtatttccgaaagaattaccgggattacccccacatcgatccgttgaatttcaaatagatcttgtaccaggagctgcaccaatagctcgtgctccttacagactcgcacccagtgagatgaaagaactgcaaagccaattacaagaacttttagagcgtggtttcattcgaccaagcacatcaccgtggggagctcctgttttgtttgtcaagaagaaagatggtacattcaggttgtgtatcgactaccgagagttgaacaaacttaccatcaagaaccgctacccactaccgagaatcgacgacttatttgatcaactacaaggctcgtctgtttattcaaagattgacttacgttccgggtatcatcaaatgcgggtgaaagaagatgatattccaaagactgctttcagaacacgttacggtcattacgagtttatggtcatgccgtttggtttaactaatgcaccagctgtg
This genomic window from Rutidosis leptorrhynchoides isolate AG116_Rl617_1_P2 chromosome 2, CSIRO_AGI_Rlap_v1, whole genome shotgun sequence contains:
- the LOC139889491 gene encoding uncharacterized mitochondrial protein AtMg00810-like yields the protein MTLPLGYYNENDKRVCKLKRSLYGLKQAPRKWNEKLSYALIENGFRQSLNDYSLFIKTNNDVFIAILVYVDDIVVTGNNTCEINKFKDFLKSKFQIKDLGVLKYFLGIEVIRENKNICLSQRKYTLDLLTEFGLLNCKPIYTPIEPNLKFNNDDDLNDLPLKNITEYQRLIEKLIYLTLTIPDISYSVHVLSQFMHAPKVSHLKCALRVLRYLKSAPGKGICIRKGDDTDLMCYVDSDWGTRIVAMKSVTGYCLFLNGSILTWKSKKQDCVSRSSAEAEYRALADASCEVIWILKVLNDFGKSCIIPVQIHIDNSAAIKIANPVFHEKTKHFDLDLHFVRDKINKGVIQTKKVDSAENKADIFTKGLCSFEHNKMCNLLGLKDCFGN